CTTGGTCCTTGGTTTGGGACGGGCGTCCGATGTTCAACGAACGTATTGAGGCTTGGGCGAACGGGCCAGTGTGCCCCGATTTGTACGCGCAGCATCGCGGGCAATTCATGGTCTCGGACATCAAGTACGGCGACCCTGATAAGCTCGACAAGGACGCCAAAGAAACTATTGATGGCGTACTGAGCTACTATGGCGACAAGTCACCTCAGTGGCTGAGCGATCTCACGCACGCAGAGTCTCCTTGGAAGGATGCTCGTGGCGATCTCCCGTCCGGGGCATCGTGTCAGCGCGAAATCACGCAAGAGGCTATGGCGGCGTATTATGAATCCCTTCCGCCCGCGGCGTAATAGCGCATGGGAAAAAAGCAGCCCCGCAAGGCTTTCAATATTG
This genomic stretch from Bradyrhizobium sp. CCGB12 harbors:
- a CDS encoding Panacea domain-containing protein, translating into MSHVCDVAKYILKKQGTVSAWKLQKLVYYSQAWSLVWDGRPMFNERIEAWANGPVCPDLYAQHRGQFMVSDIKYGDPDKLDKDAKETIDGVLSYYGDKSPQWLSDLTHAESPWKDARGDLPSGASCQREITQEAMAAYYESLPPAA